From the Hyphomicrobiaceae bacterium genome, the window AATCGGACGATCGAGATCGGCTTCCGTGAAGCCGTAGGTCTCGGGCATCAGCTCGCGATGGATCTTGCGGTCGGCAAGCCCGAGTGGATCGAGATCGGCAGCCAAATGGCCCATAACGCGGTATGCGCGGATCAGCATCAATGCGCGGATGGAATCCTGCGTCGCCCGTAGCGAGGCCGCCGGAGACATATCGAACCCGGACGCATAAGCGCGCTGAGCGATACGCTCGCGGATGTGGCGCTCACCCTGGCTTGGATTGCCGGTCAAGGCCGCTACGAGGTCCGCCTCGGCTTCGTCGTCATTCGACAACAGATCAAGCGGAGCCGCCCAAGACGGTCCGCTGAAATCGTTTCCGTTCTGTGACGGGGTTTCTTTCAGGCTTTCGAAAAACCGGCGCCACTCGTCGCTGACGGCGCCAGGATTGCGCTCATATTCCGCCTGCATCTCTTCAACGTAAGGCGCGTTGGCGGCGTTCAGAAACGACGTGCGCAAGAACGCTTCATTGAGCGCTTGTCTAGACATAGTGTCCCGTAACCCTTTCTTGCTCCAGCACTTTCGTCCGGCAGATTTGAAACGGAGGGAGTCGGATCGGCAGGAGGCTGCCAGTCATGTCGTGCAGAGCAACTAACTCCGCAAGTCCCCCATCCGAACCCATCCTTGTGTTGCTGGATTTGTCACGATGGCGATGCCCGCGAAACCGTTGTTTAGATTTGTTAGCACCAAATATTGCATTGCAGCAAGCGCGACGATGGTTCGAACGCTCATCGAGTGAAACTAGTCCAAATCGGACGGCGTACTGCCTCCTCGTCATATGGGAAGATTGCCTGGAGCTTTCGCCGCTAATCGCTGGTGGCAAATGCTCCAGGGGTCGTCTTTGAACAAAGGACCAGGCCGGAATGCCCGGTCCTCGCCAAACTCCTCAGAATTCCGGGCCGGAAAAATCGCATTCTTGCGAACGCCCTTGGCCCTTTTAGCTCATTTTACCTTCAACACTCCGACAAGCGTCTTGCCGAGACGCGCGGGTGAGGGCGAAACCTTGATGCCGGCGGCTTCCATTGCCGCGATCTTGCTCTCCGCACCACCCTTGCCGCCGGAGATCACCGCGCCTGCGTGACCCATGGTGCGGCCCGGAGGTGCGGTTACGCCAGCAATGAAGCCGGCCATCGGCTTCTTACGGCCCTTCTTTGCCTGTTCGATGAGCCAAGCGCTGGCGTCTTCCTCTGCCGATCCGCCGATTTCGCCGATCATGATGATCGACTCGGTCTCGGGATCATCGAGGAACATGTCGAGCACGTCGATAAATTCTGTGCCCTTCACCGGGTCGCCGCCGATACCGACGGCCGTTGTCTGGCCGAGGCCCTCGCGGGTGGTCTGGAACACGGCCTCATAAGTCAGCGTGCCTGATCGCGAAAGAATACCCACCGAACCCTTCTTGAAGATGTTGCCCGGCATGATGCCGATCTTGCACTCGTTCGGGGTCAGCACACCGGGACAGTTGGGCCCGATCAGCCGCGAGTTGGACTTCTCCAGCCGCGCCTTGACCTTGACCATGTCCATCACCGGCACGCCCTCGGTGATGCAAACGATCAACGGGATCTCCGCATCAATCGCTTCGATGATGGCGTCGGCCGCACCTGGCGGAGGAACGTAAACGACAGAGGCGTTGGCGCCGGTAGCATCCTTGCCTTCTTTCACCGTCTTGAAGATCGGCAGCTTCTCGCCGCCCTTGCCGGTCCAGATTTCGCCGCCCTTCTTGGGGTTGATGCCGCCGACCATTTTTGTGCCGTGGTAGGCGAGCGCCTGCTCGGTGTGAAAGGTGCCGGTCTTGCCGGTCAGGCCCTGCACAAGGACCTTGGTGTCTTTGTTGATCAGGATGGACATAGGAAGTTCCAGTCTAGAATGACGTAATGTCGTTTTGGGTGGCGCGGTTGGAGGCTCACCGAGACAAGTCTCGGAGCCCGGCTATGCGCTCTTGACGGCGGCGACGATCTTCTGGGCGGCATCATCCAAATCGTCGGCTGGAATGACGTTCAGTCCGCTTTCGCTGATGATCTTCTTGCCAAGCTCGACGTTCGTGCCCTCAAGGCGCACGACCAGCGGTACCTTCAAGCCCACTTCTTTGACCGCTGCGATCACGCCTTCCGCGATGGTGTCGCAACGCATAATCCCGCCGAAGATGTTGACCAAAATGCCCTTAACGCTCGGGTCGGCGGTAATGATCTTGAATGCCGCCGTCACTTTCTCCTTGGACGCACCTCCGCCGACATCCAGGAAGTTTGCCGGTTCCGCGCCATAGAGCTTGATGATGTCCATCGTCGCCATGGCAAGACCGGCACCGTTCACCATACAGCCGATATTGCCGTCGAGCGCGACATAAGAGAGGTCGTACTTCGACGCCTCGATCTCCTTAGCGTCTTCCTCCGTGATGTCGCGCAGGGCAACGATGTCGTCGTGACGGTAGAGCGAGTTGTTGTCGAACGACACCTTGGCGTCGAGAACGCGCAGGCGACCGTCCTTCATGACGATGAGCGGATTGACCTCCAAAAGACTCATGTCCTTCTCCGTGAACGCCTTGTAGAGGATCGGCCACAGCTTGGCGCCGTCGGCCGCCGCCGCGCCATCGAGCTTCAAGGCAGCATTGAGTTTGGCAGTGTCTTCCTCCGTCACGCCCTTGGTCGGATCGATGACAACGGTGATGATTCTCTCCGGCGTGTCGTGCGCAACGGTTTCGATGTCCATGCCGCCTTCGGTCGAGACAACGAAAGCAGGGCGGCCGACGCTGCGGTCGATAAGCATGGAGAGGTAGAGTTCGCGCGCGATGTCGGCGCCGTCTTCTATATAAAGACGATTGACCTGCTTGCCCGCCGGTCCGGTCTGCTTGGTGACCAGCGTCTTGCCGATCATTTCCTTGGCGTGCTTGACCGCTTCATCAGCCGAGAAGGCAACCCGAACGCCACCCTTCGAATCGGGTCCGAGTTCCGTGAACTTGCCCTTGCCGCGGCCACCGGCGTGAATCTGGCTCTTCACCACCCAAACAGGACCCGGCAACTTCTTCACGGCGGCTTCGGCCTCAGCGGCCGAGGTGATCGGCACGCCGTCGGCGACAGGCGCCCCATAACTCTTCAAGACCTGCTTGGCCTGATATTCGTGGATGTTCATCTGTGTGATCCCTGCATTCTGCCGAGCGGCCTCGCGAGGCGCCGGTTTAGTCTATCGTTCTAGAGACACATCAGGCCGGCCTCTTTCTTGAGACCGGCCCGTTCGTTACGCCAGCGCGGGTTGGATTTTTTTGCAGGCCTCGATCAGGCCCTGAACCGAAGCCACCGACTTTGCGAACATGTCCTTCTCGCCGGCATCTAGTGAGATTTCGACGACCTTCTCCACGCCGCCGGCTCCGATGACGACAGGAACACCCACGTAGGTGTCCTTGAGGCCGAATTGACCGTTGCAGTAGGCCGCGCACGGCAGCATCCGCTTCTTGTCCTTGAGGTAGCTCTCGGCCATCGAGATGGCGGAAGCCGCAGGCGCATAGAATGCCGAGCCGGTTCCAAGCAAAGCGACGATCTCGCCGCCGCCGCCGCGCGTGCGCTTGATCATGGCGTCGAGAGCTTCCTGGGTGAACATGCCAAGCTTCACACAGTCTGGAAGCGGCAAGCCGCCGATGGTCGAGTAGCGCACCATCGGCACCATGTCGTCGCCGTGCCCGCCCAGCGTCATGGCGCGAACATCCTCAATCGAAACACCGGCCGCTTCGGCCAGGAAGCAAGAGAAGCGCGCTGAATCGAGCACGCCTGCCATGCCTACGACCTTGTTCGTGGGCAGCCCGGAGAACTTCTGCAGGGCCCAAACCATCGCATCGAGCGGGTTGGTGATGCAGATCACGAAGGCGTCGGGCGCGTGCTGCTTGATAGCGGCACCGACCTGTTCCATCACCTTGAGATTGATGCCGAGGAGATCGTCTCGGCTCATGCCGGGCTTGCGCGGCACGCCAGCGGTGACGATGCACACATCAGCACCCGAAATCGCCGCATAACCGTCTGTCCCGGCGCCGGAGAGCTTGGCGTCGTATCCCTCAACCGCCGCCGTCTGCGCCAAATCGAGTGCCTTGCCCTTGGCCACGCCTTCAACGATATCGGTCATCACGATGTCGCCGAGTTCCTTCAGTCCTGCCAGAAGGGCGAGCGTTCCGCCGATTTGACCAGAGCCGATCAGTGCGATCTTCTTGCGCGCCATGCGGATTATCCTCCGAGGAAAGTTTATTGAATTCGGGCCAGGTGGGGCCGCTCGAAAGCGGGATCATCGCAGATGCGTAATAGATTTCGCAGATGCGTCAAGCGCCAGAACGGCTCGCTGGAACCAAAGTTCAAGCGAAACAGACGTCGGGGAGCACTGATTCGCCTTTGGGCGGACGACCTTCGAGCCCGGCTCCCATGTGGGACGCGCCCTGAATAGGTATATCCATTTCCATATATATGGCGGGCATTTCTCGCGGGCATATTCGCGCCATTCGCGCGAACCACCTGCTGATGCTCACACGCGGCTTAGAGAATGACGCGATAGGTAACTTTCACTGCGCATCTCCATCAGCCGCGAAGCTGTACGTTCAAACAACTCAGCGCCCGGGCCATGAGCGTAGAGTTCATCAGGCTCGGCTTCCGCGGAAGCAACCAAGCAAACTCTATTATCGTAGAGCGTGTCGATGAGGTTGATGAACCGGCGCGCAACGTCACGCCGTGCGGGCGACAACTTGGGAATTCCGTCGATCATGACCGTATGAAAGGCGTGGGCCAGATGCAGGTAATCGAGACTCGACAGCGGCCTGTCGCACAGCTCATCGAACGCAAATCGAGCTACCCCCATGGAGGCCTGCGGCACCACCAGCTTCCGACCCTTGAACTCGATGGTGTGCGATTTGCCTGGATGGCGCCCCGTCAAGCGGTCCCACTGCCCGTCCATGGCGGCGCGAGCGTCAGCGTCGACAGGTGTGAAGTAGAGCGGCGTGCCGCTCAGCCTTTCAAGCCGGTAGTCTTTCTGTGCGTCGAGCGAAACGACATCCAAGCGCTGCGAGAGGAGATCTACGAAGGGCAGAAAAAGTTGACGATTTAGGCCGTTTTTATAGAGATCCTGTGGTTTGGCGTTCGATGTCGCAACCATCGTAACCCCTGCCGAAAACAACCCTTGAAACAGCCGGCCCAGGATCATCGCATCGGCGATATCGGTAACGTGGAGCTCATCGAAGCACAGCAACCGGGCCCCCTTCGCGACACCAGTAGCAACGTGCGGAATGGGGTCACCCGGCACGTTCTTGCGCGCCTCGCCGATCCTCTCGTGCACATCAGCCATGAACTCGTGAAAATGGGTCCGCAGTTTTTTGCCGACCACGACTTCCTCGAAGAACAGATCCATCAGCATGGTTTTGCCACGCCCGACCGCGCCATGAATGTAGAGCCCCTTGGGCGCGGCTGGCTCCTTGCGGCCCAACAGACCGGCAAGAAGGCCACCAGATCCCTTTGCTGCCTCAAGCTGCAAAGCGAGAGCGTCCAAACGCAATGCGATTGCGCGTTGCGCCGGATCGGGCTCGATCTCTGCGAGCTCCAATCGTTCTTCGTAGCGGCTGAAAATCTGTCCCGGCATTCCTGCTGCGTTCCCCGCCTCGCGCTGCGCAACGAATGACAAACCACATGACTTGCACAAGTGGGTAACTCATGCCCGGCCTCATGCAAGGCCCACAACGCAGGCCTCGGCACGCGGCCGAATGTCACCGTGGCCGATCGGCCATTCGTCGGAGGCCGCAAATGCTGGAAAGCACCTTCCAGACTACATGTTGGTGCACAGCACCTATGCTTTTGCTGCAATGCAACAGCGGCGATTTTTACATATTTGAGAAGCACATAGCGGTCAGGATGTCGGCTAGCGACCGGCGCCCGATCGATTGAGAGGGACTACGTCAATGTCACTACATGCATACCCCATCAATGGAAGCATTCGGAAATTGCTGCGCACCGAGGTGCAGCTATTTGCCGATCATTTGCTGCGGCTCGATAAAGAAAGCAGACGCCTTCGTTTCACCCACGCGGTATCCGACGAATATATTCGCTCGTATGCGAAGACGGCGGCTGATCCCGGCAGCATTGTTTACATCTACACGCTCGACGGAGTCGTGCGCGCTGCTGCCGAACTCAAGCGTATGGGCAATACCTGGTCGCACATGGCCGAGGCGGCGTTCTCGGTTGAATCCCAGGTCGCCAACATGGGTCTCGCAACAGAGTTGATGGGTCACATCATTCTGTCGGCTCGCAACCGCGGCGTGAAGCAGCTGGTTCTCAACTGCCTTGCAGAGAACCTGAAAATGCAAGCTATCGCACGTAAATACCAAGCGGAACTTCACATCGACCATGGCGACGTTATTGCCGAGATCGTGCCCAACCGCCTGGATTACATGTCGCTTGCAACTGAGATGTTCGAAGACCGTTTCATCTTGCTGCTGTCTGCACTCGACAGTCACTCGCGTCACCTGAAGCACGTTGCCTGAACAAGCAACACGGCGTAGCGCGGAGTGCGATTGTGCGAAACACGAACACCAACATGATGCGCGCGCGAACGACATGCGCATCATCTCTTCCTCAGCTCATCACCTGATTGCGAACGCGATCCATCACTCCGATGGCGCGCAAACGAATCGAAAAATAGCAATTTGGTGCTCGCAATTTTTCTAAATTGGTTCTTAAATGGATCGGGACGCAGAACTCTGCGTCGCGCGATTTGCCAATACGGACCCTAAAAAACAGAATTTTTGCGACTTTACGGCAACAGTTTTGGGTTTCGTCACGAAAATCTGCAGGCAGAATTCAATTTCTCTGTCAACAAATTGCGCGAACTTGCTCATGTTTTATTTGTTCGAGCTGATTCGAACTCTAGAGGGAGACAAATCCTATGGCTAAAGCAGTAGCAAAGAAGAGAAAGCCGGCCGCCAAGAAGGCAGTCGCAAAGAAAGCAGTCCGCAAGACGACGGTTCGCAAGGCCGCTCGCAAGTCGCCTGCTCGCAAGGTCGCAAAGCCGGCTGCAAAGAAGCCCGCTAAGAAGGCCGCGAAGAAGAAGAAGGCCGCCTAACTTCGCTTTTGCGCCTGTCCGGACCTGGGAAATTGGGCATCTTGGGTCGAGGGAGGCAAATATGCGGGGATTGGCATTTTTGATGCGTCTTCGACGCGTCAGCCGTATTCAAGAGAGGTCCGATGGCAGCGAAACGCGCCGTCGGCCTCTTCTTTTTTGGGCTCCTCACTGCGCGCAACCTTTGGTTGTTTTTGTTTGTATAACAGGGCCTTGGCCTATTTCGCTCATATGCAGCGAGGCGAAATATTAGCCGAATTGAAACGCGCTCAGAGAGCCTGAGGGCGCGCCATTTTGAAATTCGAATCGCGACAACGGATCAACCGGATTAGCGGCAGGGACGCGCTTCGACGGTCGCAGTCCAACCCTTTTCTGCCTTCGTATATTTCACCGAAACAGAAGCTGCCCGGCTAAATCGGGTCCAATTCGATCCATATTCGAAATCGACGAAATCGGCCCAGGCCCGCGCGGCTGCCGCACGTGCGGCCGCCTTCGTGGGACCATCACCCATGCCACTGTGAAAATGGTCTGCCATGCACAACTTGCCGCCTTCTTTTCGCAGCGTGTGTGAACTCGCCAAGCCCGTCTCGTCGGCGTTTGCAGCCGAGTTCGCACCCAGGCCCAGTGATGTTGCGGCACAAACCAGCGCCGCGTTCAAAGACATCTTGCGCATTGCTCGCAATCCTCCCCGATTGGCTTTCCAATTTGAAATTTCCAGACCGCACGCTAGCCGCGAAAGACATCGGCGTGAAGAGTTGACGCATGCGCCGGCATGCTTTGCGACCGGGGAAAGTCGAAAACGCCACTCCCAGGCTAGGAAGCGGCGTTCTCAACCGTCACTCAAATCTTCGATGCTCTTAGATGCGCCCCATGCGTACGTCGTCTTCAGGATTTGCACCGATCTTGTGAATAGCGAGATCCGCGCCCTGCCGCTCATCGTCTGGCGACAAGCGGAAACCGAGCGCTACGTCGACAAGCGTGTAGGCGAACAATCCGGCCGCAAGCCCGAACAGCGCTCCGCCGATCGAACCGACGAATTGCGAGGCGAACGTCACCCCACCCATGCCACCCAGCGCTTCCAACCCGAAGATTCCGCACGCTATTCCTCCCCATAGTCCGCACAATCCATGCAACGCCCAAACGCCGAGAACATCGTCGATCTGCCACTTGTTCGTTGAGATCTGAAACATCGAGACGAACAACGCACCCGCAACGCCGCCGGTTATCAGCGCGCCAATCGGATGCATCACGTCAGAGCCTGCGCACACCGCCACGAGGCCTGCCAACGCACCGTTGTGTACGAAGCCCGGGTCGTTGCGACCCGCGATGAGCGCCGCCAATATGCCTCCGCACATCGCCAACAGCGAATTCATCGCCACTAGGCCGGATACACCTGACAGACTTTGCGCGCTCATCACGTTGAAGCCAAACCACCCCACGCACAACAACCACGATCCCATTGCAAGCCAGGGGATCGACGACGGCGGCGGGCTGATGGGACGACCGCGATCATAGCGCCCGATGCGCGGGCCTAGCTTGAGGATCGCTCCGAGCGCAACCCAACCACCAAATGCGTGAACGACGATGGAGCCCGCGAAGTCTTTGAATGGCGCCCCGAGCAAGGCTGCGAACAAATTGTCTTGCAGGCCGAAATTCTTGTTCCAGATGACGCCTTCAATCAAGGGATAGCAAAGACCGACCAAAATTGCGGTGGCGGCACATTGCGGTGCAAAGCGTGCGCGCTCAGCGATGCCACCTGAGACGATCGCCGGCACCGCCGCGGCAAACGTGGCAAGGAAGAAGAACTTCACCAGGTCGAGACCATGCGTGGCGCTCAGCATGTGGGCATTGGCGAAAAACGAAACGCCATAAGAAATGAAATAGCCCATGAAGAAATAGGTCGTGGTCGAAATGGCGAAATCGACCAGGATTTTGACCAGCGCATTGACCTGGTTTTTGTGGCGCACCGTCCCAACTTCGAGGAACGCGAAACCGCCATGCATGGCGAAAACCAGAATTGCGCCCATCAAGAGAAAAAAGACGTCCGTGCTCTGTTGGAGCTGCTCCATTGTCCCCTCACCCATCTTTTTTTGTTCATGAGTTGTGCATGAGCCGTTTTATTAGACAAAAAGCCCTGCGGCCGAGCACTGTGATCAAGAATTGTGCCCTTGCTCAAGATTTATATTTCGATGGGTGCGCAACACCGACCAAGCTCAGGCGGCGCCTGCCTGCGGAACAGTCAAAAAAGACGAGACCATCTGCACTCATTGATGTGCAGATGGTCTCGTCTCCAAGATTGCAATTTAGGCCTCAACGCACGCGGCGCGGATTCATATAAAGATCCGATTCCTGACGCTGGAGACCTGGCTCCACCCGTCCCGCCGCAACGTCGTAGGCCAGCGCTTTGACGTGCCGCCGCACCGCTTTGTTGAACACAACCATTCCGGCGAACAGCTTCATGACCATGAGCACGCGCGGGTCGGCGTGATCGCCACGAACCGTGCCGTGCCACTTGCCACCGATGGTGAGGATTGACCCGTCGAGATGGCCAACGGTTTCGCCATGCTGGTCGATCAGCGTGTAATCGCCGCCGATATTTATGAAATCGCGGGTAACCCGATAAAAGCGCGGCGCACCATCTTCCATGATAAAGAACGAGAAGTGCTCCGGCATGAGCGGCCATTTGTTGGCTGAACGCTCCAACGTGATGACGTAGTCGTCGTCGTAGGTGTTGATCAGGTAGCTGGTCACCGGCAGCCCGCGCGCGCCTATGGTTTGTTGGATCGACCGCGCCAGCATCAGATCCATGCTGGCCCGCCAATTCAGCGTTTCAGAAAACAGCTTGAAGACCAGCCGCTTGTCCATGCCGGTTGCGCTGTCCCAGAGCTCCTTGCGATAGCCCAGCACGCCGGTGCGTTCGCCGTTCTCAACGATCTCTGCAAACACGTCCATATCGGTCGTGAACTGACGCGACTTACCCTTGTTGCGTTCGCGCTTGAAGAAGCCGAACTCGATGTCGTTGAACGGCGTGATCCATACGTCGACCAGAAATTCGTGCCACTTTTTCTTAGCGGCTTCACGAGCCTCCGCATTGGCTTTTTGCAGCTTGGTCAAACCCGGGGCGCTACGCGCGTTGGCCTCATAGACTTCATCGCGCGCGACGTTCGCCGCCTCCGCGGCTGCAGCTTTCGCCTCGGCCTCGACGGGATCGTTCTTTCTTGCCGAAGATGCCATGAGTGCTCTCCTTCGCGCGGTTGCGCGCGCGTTTCGCATCGAATCAGCTTGAAAGGCTAGCATTCGAGGCCCGTGAAGGCCTCTCAACGCCGGAATTAGCGGTGGATACCCGAAAGTTACCGAATTCCGGCTAGTCGAGCTGGCGTGCGACGACCGTCGCAGTAAGCGGCGTCATATCGGGATTTCGCTCCGGCGCGGCCTTCGCCGCCTCAACTCGCGGCTCCGGCGGTCCGTCGAAGAGCCCGCTGCACCGGCGGATATTGGCACATCGCAGGCCGATCGGAGGGTGGGTGGCATCGGCTGGGAATCTCGCCAGATGGGCGCAGACTTTGATCACGTCCGGACGGCTGAGCCAGCCTTCGCTCGCTCCTTTCCGCGCCGCGGTGCAGTCGGCTGCCATCTCGTCCTCGGCGACGGCGGGATCCGCATGAGCGCACTCATGCGCGAAGATGAACTTGCGAACGGCCGGCGCGTAACCGTCCAGCACCGTCTTGTTCATTACAATGAGCTTGAGACCAGGAATGTAGTAACCCGAGGACGAGGAATTCTTGAGCTCGGTTTCAACCCTGTCGGCGCCGGGGCACTGACCCAACTCGTCGGCTTTCGAGGACACGCTCGCAGAAAGTGCGCAAGCAGCGAGAGCGATCGTTTTGACCAGCGTATGCAAGGCATGACCTCACTTTGGCTCAGGTTGTCAACGCCTCTCCTTTTGGTCGGTTCCTCTCCAGGTCGTGCGCGCTCCGGTTGCTTTTCCGGAGCCCTTTGGTTCGCGACTCGAGTGAGCACCACTATTCGCGATTCGACTTTAGTTTGAGAGATGTGGTGCTGAAGACAAGCCTGGAAACTGTGCACTTTGCCTCGATACGTGAGATTTCTGCCTCACACGCGGGCATTTCGCGACATTTTTGCACTGCTGTGGCGCTAGATCGCAGTCCTCGCCATTTGGGCAATCGGTCAAGCGATCAAGGCAACGGCAGCTTGAATTGAAGGCGACTGTTCAGGCTGGCCGGATCTGAGCTGCCTATGCCGCTGACGTCGGTCGTAACGCTGAGTGAGTAGCTATCCGCCTGTTCGAGCATAACACCCGCTCCGGCTGTATTGACCGCAGTCCCCGCTTCACCGGATTTGCCAATCAAGTCGATCTCGCGTTTCACGGTCACGAAGGGTGCAACCGTCTGCCCGTTATCCAACGCAAACGATTTGCCGATGCGCGGCGCAACGATGATCGCGCCCTTATCCTCTGTCTGCTTTCCGGCGGTAGGGTCGACAGCCGTCGCACTTTCCCATTGCGTCGTCGTATCGATAGTGACTGCAGGAAATGCCTGAAACGCCATGTAGGCGGCGTATTTGTCTTCCGACTGATCGCCACCCGACGCGGTGGGCGCAATCGTCTCCGACCGCTTGGCGTAGACGCCGACGCTGGTGTTCTTCACGATCTTATAGTCGAGCCCAGCGCCCGTTTGCACTGACTTGGATACATCGTTCAAACCGTCTGCCTTAAAGCTGCTCCACACGTCGATGGCGGGTTTGGCCGCGACAGGCGCCTTGGGCATGGCCAGATCATCCGATGCCAGGCCTTGAGCCTGTTGCACCTTACGGCTGAGCTTTTGAGCATTGAAGTCACGAAGCGTCTGCAGGCTGGTGCGCGCCGAAACGCTGTCATCCGACGACTGCACAGATAACGGCA encodes:
- a CDS encoding ammonium transporter, coding for MEQLQQSTDVFFLLMGAILVFAMHGGFAFLEVGTVRHKNQVNALVKILVDFAISTTTYFFMGYFISYGVSFFANAHMLSATHGLDLVKFFFLATFAAAVPAIVSGGIAERARFAPQCAATAILVGLCYPLIEGVIWNKNFGLQDNLFAALLGAPFKDFAGSIVVHAFGGWVALGAILKLGPRIGRYDRGRPISPPPSSIPWLAMGSWLLCVGWFGFNVMSAQSLSGVSGLVAMNSLLAMCGGILAALIAGRNDPGFVHNGALAGLVAVCAGSDVMHPIGALITGGVAGALFVSMFQISTNKWQIDDVLGVWALHGLCGLWGGIACGIFGLEALGGMGGVTFASQFVGSIGGALFGLAAGLFAYTLVDVALGFRLSPDDERQGADLAIHKIGANPEDDVRMGRI
- the sucD gene encoding succinate--CoA ligase subunit alpha — its product is MSILINKDTKVLVQGLTGKTGTFHTEQALAYHGTKMVGGINPKKGGEIWTGKGGEKLPIFKTVKEGKDATGANASVVYVPPPGAADAIIEAIDAEIPLIVCITEGVPVMDMVKVKARLEKSNSRLIGPNCPGVLTPNECKIGIMPGNIFKKGSVGILSRSGTLTYEAVFQTTREGLGQTTAVGIGGDPVKGTEFIDVLDMFLDDPETESIIMIGEIGGSAEEDASAWLIEQAKKGRKKPMAGFIAGVTAPPGRTMGHAGAVISGGKGGAESKIAAMEAAGIKVSPSPARLGKTLVGVLKVK
- a CDS encoding GNAT family N-acetyltransferase, producing the protein MSLHAYPINGSIRKLLRTEVQLFADHLLRLDKESRRLRFTHAVSDEYIRSYAKTAADPGSIVYIYTLDGVVRAAAELKRMGNTWSHMAEAAFSVESQVANMGLATELMGHIILSARNRGVKQLVLNCLAENLKMQAIARKYQAELHIDHGDVIAEIVPNRLDYMSLATEMFEDRFILLLSALDSHSRHLKHVA
- the sucC gene encoding ADP-forming succinate--CoA ligase subunit beta, yielding MNIHEYQAKQVLKSYGAPVADGVPITSAAEAEAAVKKLPGPVWVVKSQIHAGGRGKGKFTELGPDSKGGVRVAFSADEAVKHAKEMIGKTLVTKQTGPAGKQVNRLYIEDGADIARELYLSMLIDRSVGRPAFVVSTEGGMDIETVAHDTPERIITVVIDPTKGVTEEDTAKLNAALKLDGAAAADGAKLWPILYKAFTEKDMSLLEVNPLIVMKDGRLRVLDAKVSFDNNSLYRHDDIVALRDITEEDAKEIEASKYDLSYVALDGNIGCMVNGAGLAMATMDIIKLYGAEPANFLDVGGGASKEKVTAAFKIITADPSVKGILVNIFGGIMRCDTIAEGVIAAVKEVGLKVPLVVRLEGTNVELGKKIISESGLNVIPADDLDDAAQKIVAAVKSA
- the zapE gene encoding cell division protein ZapE produces the protein MPGQIFSRYEERLELAEIEPDPAQRAIALRLDALALQLEAAKGSGGLLAGLLGRKEPAAPKGLYIHGAVGRGKTMLMDLFFEEVVVGKKLRTHFHEFMADVHERIGEARKNVPGDPIPHVATGVAKGARLLCFDELHVTDIADAMILGRLFQGLFSAGVTMVATSNAKPQDLYKNGLNRQLFLPFVDLLSQRLDVVSLDAQKDYRLERLSGTPLYFTPVDADARAAMDGQWDRLTGRHPGKSHTIEFKGRKLVVPQASMGVARFAFDELCDRPLSSLDYLHLAHAFHTVMIDGIPKLSPARRDVARRFINLIDTLYDNRVCLVASAEAEPDELYAHGPGAELFERTASRLMEMRSESYLSRHSLSRV
- the mdh gene encoding malate dehydrogenase; this encodes MARKKIALIGSGQIGGTLALLAGLKELGDIVMTDIVEGVAKGKALDLAQTAAVEGYDAKLSGAGTDGYAAISGADVCIVTAGVPRKPGMSRDDLLGINLKVMEQVGAAIKQHAPDAFVICITNPLDAMVWALQKFSGLPTNKVVGMAGVLDSARFSCFLAEAAGVSIEDVRAMTLGGHGDDMVPMVRYSTIGGLPLPDCVKLGMFTQEALDAMIKRTRGGGGEIVALLGTGSAFYAPAASAISMAESYLKDKKRMLPCAAYCNGQFGLKDTYVGVPVVIGAGGVEKVVEISLDAGEKDMFAKSVASVQGLIEACKKIQPALA